One Rhodobacteraceae bacterium M385 genomic region harbors:
- the rplS gene encoding 50S ribosomal protein L19 yields MNLIAQLEAEQVAELAKDIPDFKAGDTIRVGFRVTEGTRTRVQNYEGVCIARKNGHGIAGSFTVRKISFGEGVERVFPLHSTNIDSITVVRRGRVRRSKLYYLRSRRGKSARIAEDTRYKPLKAKA; encoded by the coding sequence ATGAACCTGATCGCACAATTGGAAGCCGAGCAAGTTGCAGAACTTGCCAAGGACATTCCGGATTTTAAAGCGGGCGACACCATTCGCGTCGGCTTCCGGGTGACAGAAGGCACACGTACCCGTGTGCAGAACTATGAGGGCGTTTGCATCGCGCGCAAGAACGGCCACGGCATTGCCGGCTCGTTCACCGTGCGCAAAATCTCCTTCGGTGAGGGCGTGGAGCGTGTGTTCCCCCTGCATTCGACCAACATCGACAGCATCACCGTCGTACGCCGTGGCCGCGTCCGTCGTTCCAAGCTGTACTACCTCCGCTCGCGTCGCGGTAAGTCCGCGCGTATCGCCGAGGATACCCGTTACAAGCCGCTCAAAGCCAAAGCATAA
- a CDS encoding cytochrome ubiquinol oxidase subunit I — translation MEALDTLIFSRIQFAANISFHILFPTITIALGWVLLFFRVRFAQTGDQKWMNIYRFWVKVFALSFAMGVVSGITMSFQFGTNWPGFMETVGNIAGPLLAYEVLTAFFLEAAFVGIMLFGFSRVPGWLHMLATFLVAFGTTVSAFWIIVLNSWMHTPQGYEMIDGVAHATDWWAIIFNPSMPYRFFHMLLASGLTVAFLVAGVSAFRWLLGDRSRDVRTALKVGVCIGALLIPVQIFVGDSHGLNTLEYQPQKIAAMEGIWETGPHQPLLLFAIPDEAARTNHFELAVPNVASIILTHHADGVLQGLNDFVGEDGTPMHPPVFPVFWSFRVMVGTGLAMLLLSWATVFVMWKRRRMHVDAEAGHWLAVEGLPKPFFWVLAPMAFSGWVATLAGWYTTEIGRQPWLVQGIMTTDMAVANVPAPMVASTLIGYLVVYGLLLMAYISVILYLARKAARGEDGRANDMSHSGKAQVEVLSGEEHAHVA, via the coding sequence ATGGAAGCGTTAGATACTCTGATCTTCAGCCGCATTCAGTTTGCGGCCAACATTTCGTTCCACATCCTGTTTCCCACGATCACCATCGCCCTTGGGTGGGTGCTGTTGTTCTTCCGCGTCCGTTTTGCGCAGACCGGGGATCAGAAGTGGATGAACATCTACCGGTTCTGGGTGAAGGTCTTCGCCCTGTCATTTGCCATGGGCGTTGTCAGCGGCATCACCATGTCGTTCCAGTTCGGCACCAACTGGCCGGGATTTATGGAGACCGTCGGCAATATCGCAGGCCCGCTTCTGGCCTATGAGGTGCTGACCGCCTTCTTTCTGGAAGCCGCCTTTGTGGGCATCATGCTGTTCGGCTTTTCCCGCGTGCCGGGGTGGCTGCACATGTTGGCGACCTTCCTTGTGGCCTTCGGGACAACGGTTTCGGCGTTCTGGATTATCGTGCTGAATTCGTGGATGCACACGCCGCAAGGGTACGAGATGATCGACGGCGTGGCCCATGCCACCGACTGGTGGGCGATTATCTTTAACCCCTCCATGCCGTATCGGTTCTTCCATATGCTTTTGGCATCGGGCCTGACGGTGGCGTTTCTGGTCGCCGGTGTCTCGGCGTTCCGCTGGCTGTTGGGGGACCGGTCCCGCGATGTGCGCACGGCGTTGAAGGTTGGCGTCTGCATCGGGGCGCTGCTGATCCCAGTGCAGATTTTCGTCGGCGATTCCCATGGGTTGAACACGCTAGAGTATCAGCCTCAGAAAATCGCCGCGATGGAAGGCATCTGGGAGACCGGACCGCATCAGCCGTTGCTTTTGTTTGCCATTCCCGACGAGGCGGCGCGGACGAACCATTTTGAGTTGGCGGTCCCGAATGTGGCCTCCATCATCTTGACCCACCACGCCGATGGGGTGTTGCAGGGCCTCAACGATTTTGTGGGTGAGGATGGCACGCCCATGCATCCGCCTGTATTCCCGGTGTTCTGGAGCTTCCGGGTCATGGTGGGCACGGGGCTGGCGATGCTGTTGCTGTCATGGGCCACAGTATTTGTGATGTGGAAACGCCGCCGGATGCATGTGGACGCAGAGGCGGGCCATTGGCTCGCCGTGGAGGGCCTGCCCAAGCCCTTCTTCTGGGTGCTGGCCCCGATGGCTTTCAGCGGATGGGTGGCCACCCTTGCGGGTTGGTACACGACAGAGATCGGGCGCCAGCCGTGGTTGGTGCAGGGGATCATGACCACGGATATGGCCGTAGCCAACGTGCCCGCGCCGATGGTGGCAAGCACGCTGATAGGCTACTTGGTGGTCTACGGCTTGCTGCTTATGGCCTACATTTCGGTGATCTTGTACCTCGCGCGGAAAGCGGCACGCGGCGAGGATGGCCGCGCCAATGACATGAGCCATTCCGGCAAGGCGCAGGTCGAGGTTTTGTCCGGAGAGGAGCACGCCCATGTTGCCTGA
- the rpmE gene encoding 50S ribosomal protein L31: protein MKKDLHPEYHVINVKMTNGDIVEMRSNWGAAGDTLALDIDPTVHPAWTGGGARLLDTGGRVSKFKKKYEGLGF, encoded by the coding sequence ATGAAAAAGGACCTGCATCCCGAGTACCACGTGATCAACGTGAAAATGACCAACGGCGATATCGTTGAGATGCGCTCCAACTGGGGTGCCGCGGGCGACACGCTCGCGCTCGACATTGACCCTACGGTTCACCCTGCCTGGACCGGTGGCGGCGCCCGCTTGCTGGACACCGGCGGCCGTGTGTCCAAGTTCAAGAAAAAGTACGAAGGTCTGGGCTTCTAA
- a CDS encoding Hsp70 family protein: MTHPDTLAVDFGTSNSAAALLQDGAIVRIDVEPGEATLPTAVFFPADGGAMQIGSQAAQSLIEGEEGRYMRALKSILGVPLVHETRLISGRRRAVTDVITAFLTVLRTKAEAQTGRSITRALSGRPVRFHSDHPERDTQAEKDLRGCYTAAGFTHVDFLAEPEAAAISCQAMGAADGLGLIVDIGGGTSDFSVFRNGARGPDILASHGIRLGGTDFDHAVSMAHAMPVLGLGGQLRRTMGTGLLPVPRAPYVELSTWAKIPFLYTQDTRRMVADMVRHAVDRPAMERFAEVLELELGHELAFAVERGKIAANNGADGAAIDMGALQRGLKIALTDNDLTQDLAPTRTELRVAMAETLTQAGISGTDVGRIILVGGSSLMGFIAEEAQALCPQAEVLRSNAFTAVVDGLALATA; the protein is encoded by the coding sequence GTGACCCATCCAGATACCCTTGCCGTTGATTTCGGCACTTCTAACTCTGCCGCAGCGCTGTTGCAGGATGGCGCGATCGTGCGGATTGATGTGGAGCCGGGCGAAGCAACCCTGCCTACAGCCGTCTTCTTTCCCGCCGATGGGGGCGCGATGCAGATCGGCAGCCAAGCCGCGCAATCGCTGATTGAGGGCGAAGAAGGACGTTATATGCGGGCGCTCAAAAGCATCCTTGGCGTGCCCTTGGTCCACGAGACGCGGCTTATCAGCGGGCGCAGGCGGGCGGTGACGGACGTGATTACCGCCTTCCTCACGGTGCTGCGCACCAAGGCCGAAGCTCAGACTGGCCGTTCGATCACCCGTGCCCTGTCGGGCCGTCCCGTGCGCTTTCATAGCGACCATCCAGAAAGGGACACCCAGGCCGAGAAGGACCTGCGCGGCTGCTACACCGCTGCGGGCTTTACCCATGTGGATTTTCTGGCTGAACCCGAAGCCGCCGCGATTTCGTGTCAGGCAATGGGGGCAGCGGATGGCTTGGGCCTGATCGTGGACATCGGCGGCGGCACCTCGGATTTCTCGGTGTTTCGCAACGGCGCGCGCGGGCCGGATATCCTTGCCAGCCACGGTATCCGCCTTGGGGGTACGGATTTTGACCACGCGGTCTCCATGGCCCATGCGATGCCGGTTCTGGGCCTTGGCGGGCAGTTGCGCCGCACGATGGGCACGGGTCTTCTGCCGGTGCCCCGTGCGCCTTATGTGGAACTATCCACCTGGGCGAAAATCCCGTTCCTCTATACCCAAGACACCCGCCGCATGGTCGCTGACATGGTCCGCCATGCGGTTGACCGCCCGGCGATGGAACGCTTTGCCGAGGTGTTGGAACTGGAACTGGGCCATGAATTGGCCTTCGCGGTCGAGCGGGGCAAGATTGCCGCCAACAATGGCGCGGACGGCGCGGCGATTGATATGGGGGCGCTGCAACGGGGCCTGAAGATCGCCCTGACTGACAATGATCTTACCCAAGATCTGGCCCCGACAAGGACAGAGTTACGCGTGGCCATGGCCGAGACATTGACCCAAGCTGGCATCAGCGGCACCGATGTGGGCCGGATCATCCTTGTGGGTGGCTCCAGCCTCATGGGGTTCATCGCAGAGGAGGCACAGGCCCTGTGCCCGCAGGCCGAAGTCCTGCGATCCAACGCGTTTACCGCTGTTGTGGACGGTCTGGCGCTGGCCACCGCGTAA
- a CDS encoding ABC transporter ATP-binding protein: MSKPILVVDQLSKIYAGGFTALDAVSLEIAEGEILALLGPNGAGKTTLISAICGIVQPTSGKVSVGGHDTQTDYRAARSLIGLVPQEINLEPFEKVINTVRFSRGLFGKPRDDAYLEKILRQLSLWDKKDDAIRTLSGGMKRRVLIAKALSHEPRLLFLDEPTAGVDVELRRDMWEIVRSLQESGVTIILTTHYIEEAEAMADRVGVINNGKILLVEEKADLMARMGQKELRIDLAEPIEAIPAALADRDLELEQGGGRLVYRYDTRAERTGIVRLLAALQDEGLVVADVETKQSSLEEIFVGLVKEGEEA; the protein is encoded by the coding sequence ATGAGTAAACCTATTCTGGTCGTCGATCAGCTGTCTAAGATATACGCCGGCGGTTTCACCGCGCTGGATGCCGTGTCGCTCGAGATTGCGGAGGGTGAGATTTTGGCTCTGCTCGGCCCCAACGGCGCGGGTAAAACGACGCTGATTTCGGCCATCTGCGGGATTGTTCAGCCTACCAGTGGGAAGGTCTCGGTCGGGGGGCATGATACGCAAACCGATTACCGCGCCGCGCGCAGCCTGATCGGGCTGGTGCCCCAGGAAATCAACCTTGAGCCGTTCGAAAAGGTGATTAACACGGTCCGTTTTTCGCGCGGGTTGTTCGGGAAGCCGCGCGATGATGCCTATCTGGAGAAGATCCTGCGGCAGCTGTCGTTGTGGGATAAAAAGGACGACGCGATCCGCACCCTATCGGGCGGGATGAAGCGGCGGGTGTTGATTGCCAAGGCGCTGTCGCACGAGCCTCGGTTGTTGTTTCTGGATGAGCCGACAGCGGGCGTGGACGTCGAGCTGCGCCGCGATATGTGGGAAATCGTGCGCAGCTTGCAGGAAAGTGGCGTGACGATCATTTTGACCACCCACTACATCGAAGAGGCCGAGGCGATGGCCGACCGGGTGGGGGTGATCAACAACGGCAAAATCCTACTGGTCGAAGAGAAGGCTGATCTGATGGCCCGCATGGGGCAGAAGGAGCTGCGCATTGATCTGGCCGAGCCGATTGAGGCTATTCCCGCCGCACTGGCGGACCGCGATCTGGAGTTGGAGCAAGGCGGTGGCCGGTTGGTCTACCGCTACGACACCCGCGCCGAGCGCACCGGCATCGTGCGCCTGTTGGCGGCCTTGCAGGACGAAGGGCTGGTGGTGGCTGACGTGGAAACCAAGCAGAGCTCATTGGAAGAGATCTTCGTGGGTCTCGTGAAAGAAGGGGAAGAGGCATGA
- a CDS encoding tetratricopeptide repeat protein produces the protein METDRYGNTLGTESAVAARAYDIGVDHVLAATSGAREAFADAMAADEGFALAYVGAARAAMYAGDMGAIKPLMEKAVALSGGLSAREVSHIAVFNLLFSAKPVEARAAVEAHVLDHPRDAMVAQICTNIFGLIGFSGQPGREAALLAYTGALLPHYGDDWWMGSMHALSLTEVGRPGAGLEMMEASLARYGANANGSHFKAHALYEQGRTAEGRAYLNAWMANYAPQSVLHGHLSWHQALWALQDGDWDAMWRHYRDDIAPGAGHALPINVLTDGAALLWRAEMAGAAVAPEDWHALSAYATQHFPNPSQSFADIHAALAHAMAGDGAALAKVAEASHGYAADMVPPVARAWGAVARGDYALALVELTPVMADHARLGGSKAQRDLLELTWLLCLMRTGAHDEARRAISTRRPLFSQTAPVAP, from the coding sequence ATGGAAACGGACCGATATGGAAACACGCTCGGCACCGAAAGCGCGGTTGCGGCGCGGGCCTATGACATCGGCGTGGACCACGTTCTGGCCGCCACATCCGGCGCGAGAGAGGCATTCGCCGATGCGATGGCAGCAGATGAAGGCTTCGCGCTAGCCTATGTGGGCGCGGCCCGCGCGGCGATGTATGCGGGCGACATGGGGGCGATCAAGCCGCTGATGGAAAAGGCCGTGGCGCTGTCTGGTGGCCTTAGCGCGCGCGAGGTTTCTCACATCGCGGTGTTCAACCTGCTGTTCTCCGCCAAGCCGGTGGAGGCCCGCGCCGCGGTGGAGGCCCATGTTCTTGATCACCCCCGCGATGCCATGGTCGCACAGATCTGCACCAACATCTTCGGCCTGATCGGCTTTTCCGGGCAACCGGGGCGCGAGGCGGCCCTACTGGCCTATACCGGGGCCCTGCTGCCGCATTATGGCGACGATTGGTGGATGGGCTCGATGCACGCGTTGTCGCTCACGGAAGTGGGGCGGCCAGGCGCGGGGCTGGAGATGATGGAGGCGTCGCTGGCACGCTACGGCGCCAACGCCAATGGCTCTCACTTCAAAGCGCATGCCCTATATGAGCAGGGCCGCACGGCCGAGGGGCGTGCCTACCTGAACGCTTGGATGGCCAATTATGCGCCGCAATCGGTGCTGCATGGGCACCTGTCTTGGCACCAGGCGCTCTGGGCTTTGCAAGATGGCGATTGGGACGCCATGTGGCGCCACTACCGGGATGACATCGCGCCCGGTGCGGGCCATGCATTGCCGATCAATGTGCTCACCGACGGGGCGGCCCTGCTTTGGCGCGCAGAAATGGCGGGGGCGGCAGTTGCGCCGGAAGATTGGCACGCCCTCAGCGCCTATGCCACGCAACATTTCCCCAATCCCTCACAAAGCTTTGCAGATATCCACGCCGCCTTGGCCCACGCCATGGCAGGTGACGGGGCCGCCTTGGCGAAAGTGGCCGAGGCCTCCCATGGATACGCCGCCGACATGGTGCCGCCCGTGGCCCGCGCTTGGGGAGCCGTCGCGCGCGGCGACTATGCCCTCGCTCTTGTAGAACTCACACCCGTCATGGCTGACCACGCCCGCCTTGGTGGCTCCAAAGCACAACGCGATTTGCTGGAACTCACCTGGCTGCTCTGCCTGATGCGTACCGGGGCCCACGACGAAGCCCGCCGGGCAATCTCGACCCGCCGTCCGCTTTTCTCCCAAACCGCGCCTGTCGCTCCATAA
- the trmD gene encoding tRNA (guanosine(37)-N1)-methyltransferase TrmD, whose product MTQPPTKSHGRLTQSASLKPRELMTERPRLAKAWCAKVITLFPETFPGVLDASLTGKALQKGLWALEAIDLRTFGIGKHRQVDDTPAGGGAGLVLKPDVMGRALDIAARGTPADRAEWPVVYMTPRGKPFTQADAERFSKAKGMTIVCGRFEGLDQRVIDAYAMEEICVGDAVLTGGEIPAQLVLDATTRLIPGVLGNAESTQEESFSDGLLEHPQYTKPADWRGHQVPPVLLSGDHGKVAEWRKEQAEALTQERRPDLWAVYEAAPRKPKL is encoded by the coding sequence ATGACACAGCCCCCTACCAAATCACACGGCCGCCTGACGCAATCCGCCAGCCTGAAACCCCGTGAGTTAATGACCGAACGCCCCCGTCTTGCAAAAGCCTGGTGCGCCAAGGTCATCACCCTGTTCCCCGAAACATTCCCCGGCGTGCTCGATGCCTCCCTCACAGGCAAAGCCCTGCAAAAAGGGCTTTGGGCGCTGGAGGCCATTGATCTGCGCACCTTTGGCATCGGCAAGCACCGGCAAGTGGACGACACCCCTGCGGGCGGCGGGGCGGGGCTGGTGTTGAAACCCGACGTGATGGGCCGTGCGCTGGATATCGCAGCACGCGGCACCCCTGCGGATCGGGCCGAATGGCCTGTCGTCTACATGACCCCGCGCGGCAAACCCTTCACCCAAGCCGACGCTGAGCGGTTCTCGAAGGCCAAAGGCATGACCATCGTGTGCGGCCGGTTCGAGGGTTTGGACCAACGGGTGATCGACGCCTACGCAATGGAAGAAATCTGCGTCGGCGACGCGGTCCTGACCGGCGGTGAAATCCCCGCGCAACTGGTACTGGACGCCACCACGCGGCTTATCCCCGGCGTTCTAGGCAACGCCGAATCCACTCAGGAAGAAAGCTTCTCGGACGGGTTGCTAGAGCATCCGCAATACACCAAACCCGCCGATTGGCGCGGGCATCAGGTGCCGCCCGTGCTGCTGTCAGGCGATCACGGCAAGGTGGCTGAATGGCGGAAGGAACAGGCCGAGGCACTGACGCAAGAGCGGCGGCCGGATTTGTGGGCGGTGTATGAGGCCGCCCCCAGAAAGCCGAAGCTCTAG
- a CDS encoding ABC transporter permease — MNLQAVKSIYVFEMARTFRTLAQSIVSPVLSTSLYFIVFGTAIGSRIEQVEGVSYGAFIVPGLIMLTVLTQSISNASFGIYFPKFIGTIYELLSAPASFLEITAGYVLAAATKSFMIGLIILATAFFFVDLQILHPAWMLTFLVLTCLSFSLFGFIIGIWAQNFEQLQLIPLLAVTPLVFLGGAFYSISMLPESWQTVTLFNPVVYLISGFRWSFFGVADVALAWSLVAILGFTGTCIAVIGWIFKSGWRIRA, encoded by the coding sequence ATGAACCTTCAGGCCGTAAAATCCATCTATGTCTTCGAGATGGCCCGCACGTTCCGCACCTTGGCCCAGTCCATCGTGTCGCCGGTTCTGTCCACGTCGCTGTATTTCATCGTGTTTGGCACGGCGATCGGATCGCGGATCGAGCAAGTGGAAGGCGTCAGCTACGGCGCGTTCATCGTGCCGGGCTTGATCATGCTGACGGTGCTGACCCAGTCTATTTCCAACGCCAGTTTCGGGATATACTTTCCGAAGTTCATTGGCACGATCTACGAATTGCTCTCGGCGCCGGCCTCGTTTCTGGAGATCACGGCAGGATACGTTTTGGCCGCCGCGACCAAGAGCTTCATGATCGGGTTAATTATTCTGGCCACGGCGTTCTTCTTTGTGGACCTGCAAATTCTGCACCCGGCGTGGATGCTGACCTTCCTGGTTCTGACCTGCCTGTCGTTCAGCCTGTTCGGCTTTATCATCGGGATTTGGGCGCAGAACTTTGAGCAGTTGCAGTTGATCCCGCTTCTGGCGGTGACGCCCTTGGTGTTCTTGGGGGGCGCGTTCTATTCGATCTCGATGCTGCCTGAGAGCTGGCAAACCGTGACGCTGTTTAACCCGGTGGTCTATTTGATCTCGGGGTTCCGGTGGAGCTTTTTTGGCGTGGCAGACGTGGCGCTGGCGTGGTCTTTGGTGGCGATCTTGGGCTTTACAGGCACCTGCATTGCCGTGATCGGATGGATCTTCAAATCCGGCTGGCGCATCCGCGCCTGA
- a CDS encoding MBL fold metallo-hydrolase produces MLCKIGDVEVWRILEMNGPFREATRLFPNAGPDVAQLMEAKAPGVIEPATGCVILPVQGYLLKTRDHVVLVDACVGNHKSVPSFDDWNQRDDGRFLAALTAAGVSPADVDYVFCTHLHIDHIGWNTRLEDGRWAPTFPKARYLFPAADLKMLHENPHPMYDESIHPVVEAGQAEEVGPDHGIGDAITLIPTPGHTPGHVSVRIHSQGAEAVITGDAIHTTPQCCYPDWHFVYDADAEQAVASRRHLLETVSDRGARVLGTHFLMPSLGRIRAKGDAFEWVPD; encoded by the coding sequence ATGTTGTGTAAAATCGGTGACGTAGAGGTCTGGCGTATTCTTGAGATGAATGGCCCGTTCCGGGAGGCAACGCGCCTTTTCCCCAACGCGGGCCCCGATGTGGCGCAATTGATGGAGGCAAAAGCCCCCGGCGTGATCGAGCCTGCAACGGGCTGTGTGATCCTGCCCGTGCAAGGCTACCTTCTGAAAACGCGAGATCATGTGGTTCTGGTGGATGCCTGCGTGGGCAACCACAAATCCGTGCCCAGTTTTGACGATTGGAACCAGCGCGATGATGGCCGCTTTCTGGCCGCTCTGACGGCGGCGGGGGTCAGCCCTGCGGATGTGGATTACGTCTTCTGCACCCACCTGCATATTGACCACATCGGCTGGAACACGCGGTTGGAGGATGGCCGTTGGGCGCCCACCTTCCCAAAGGCGCGTTATCTCTTTCCCGCCGCCGACCTCAAGATGCTGCACGAGAACCCGCACCCGATGTATGACGAAAGCATTCACCCCGTGGTAGAGGCCGGGCAGGCCGAGGAAGTCGGCCCCGATCATGGCATCGGTGACGCGATCACCCTCATCCCCACGCCGGGCCATACGCCCGGCCATGTCAGCGTTCGTATCCACTCTCAGGGGGCAGAGGCGGTGATTACCGGCGATGCAATCCACACCACGCCGCAATGTTGCTACCCCGATTGGCACTTCGTCTATGACGCTGATGCTGAGCAAGCGGTGGCATCGCGCAGGCACCTGTTGGAAACGGTCTCGGACAGGGGCGCACGGGTGTTGGGGACACATTTCCTGATGCCGTCGCTTGGGCGCATCCGAGCTAAGGGTGACGCCTTTGAATGGGTGCCGGATTAG
- a CDS encoding cytochrome d ubiquinol oxidase subunit II: protein MLPDFANPADWLPWAFASLMGFSILVYVVLDGFDLGVGILFPFAEDTEKDRMIGSIGPFWDANETWLVLAVGLLLVAFPTAHGLILSTLYLPVFVMLIGLILRGVAFEFRAKAHARHRALWNRLFFAGSTLTALSQGFMLGLYVMGLQQTWATYAFAALTAVFLAVGYSFIGASWLIHKTEADLQVKAVKWARQSLWGVVLGIGAVSLATPLVSARIWERWLQFPEALWLAPIPVISGLLVLWLWRMVRVMPFEGDARSWQPFAVATGLFALAYVGLAYSFYPYVVPERLTIYEAAAAPESLLIILVGACFVVPVIAGYSILAYVIFRGKATALRYD, encoded by the coding sequence ATGTTGCCTGATTTCGCAAACCCCGCCGATTGGTTGCCCTGGGCTTTTGCCTCTCTCATGGGGTTCTCGATCCTTGTCTATGTGGTCTTGGACGGGTTCGATCTGGGAGTGGGGATTTTGTTCCCTTTCGCCGAGGATACCGAGAAGGACCGGATGATCGGCTCTATCGGGCCGTTCTGGGACGCGAACGAGACATGGTTGGTTTTGGCCGTGGGGCTGTTGCTGGTGGCCTTTCCAACCGCCCATGGATTGATCCTTTCCACGCTGTATTTGCCGGTGTTTGTCATGCTGATCGGGTTGATCCTTCGAGGCGTGGCGTTCGAGTTCCGCGCCAAGGCTCACGCACGGCACAGGGCTTTGTGGAACCGGCTGTTCTTTGCGGGCTCGACCCTGACGGCGCTGAGCCAAGGGTTCATGTTGGGCCTTTATGTGATGGGGTTGCAGCAGACATGGGCGACATACGCTTTTGCGGCGCTGACGGCTGTGTTTTTGGCGGTCGGCTATAGTTTCATCGGTGCGAGCTGGTTGATCCACAAGACCGAGGCAGACTTGCAGGTGAAGGCCGTGAAATGGGCACGGCAGAGCCTGTGGGGCGTGGTTCTGGGCATCGGCGCGGTGTCCTTGGCAACGCCTTTGGTGTCGGCCCGGATATGGGAGCGGTGGTTGCAGTTCCCCGAGGCCCTGTGGCTGGCCCCGATCCCGGTGATATCGGGGCTGTTGGTGCTGTGGCTATGGCGAATGGTCCGGGTGATGCCGTTCGAGGGCGACGCGCGGTCCTGGCAACCCTTCGCGGTGGCCACGGGGCTGTTCGCGCTTGCCTACGTAGGCTTGGCCTATTCCTTCTACCCCTACGTGGTGCCGGAGAGGTTGACGATCTACGAGGCGGCGGCAGCGCCGGAGAGCCTGTTGATCATTCTGGTGGGCGCTTGCTTCGTGGTGCCCGTGATCGCCGGCTATTCGATCTTGGCCTACGTGATATTCCGCGGCAAAGCGACGGCGCTGCGCTACGACTGA
- a CDS encoding GbsR/MarR family transcriptional regulator — MNLTNLQQEFVLHFGEMGSRWGINRTVGQIYALLFLSSDPLNAEQITEGLGVSRSNTSMGLKELQAWGLVRLRHIPDDRRDYFTTPEDLWEITRILIAERKKREIDPTLTKLRELEMAGPAGDDYAEARIGELREMIELMTGFYDDMEKLETERLVKMMTLGSKIAGVIDKAGAVFPTITKRKV; from the coding sequence ATGAACCTTACAAATCTACAGCAGGAGTTTGTCCTGCATTTCGGCGAGATGGGTAGCCGGTGGGGGATCAACCGCACCGTAGGGCAGATTTATGCGTTGTTGTTCCTGTCCTCGGACCCGCTCAACGCAGAGCAGATCACCGAAGGGCTGGGGGTTAGCCGCTCCAACACCTCGATGGGGTTGAAGGAGCTTCAGGCATGGGGCCTTGTGCGCCTGCGCCACATCCCGGACGATCGCCGCGACTATTTCACCACGCCCGAAGACCTCTGGGAAATCACCCGTATCCTCATCGCCGAACGCAAGAAGCGAGAGATTGACCCGACGCTGACCAAGCTGCGCGAGTTAGAAATGGCCGGCCCCGCTGGCGATGACTACGCCGAGGCCCGCATCGGCGAGTTGCGCGAAATGATCGAGCTGATGACAGGCTTCTATGACGACATGGAGAAGCTGGAGACAGAGCGTTTGGTCAAGATGATGACCCTTGGCAGCAAAATCGCGGGCGTGATCGACAAGGCGGGGGCCGTGTTCCCCACAATAACCAAGCGGAAGGTGTAG
- a CDS encoding division plane positioning ATPase MipZ, whose translation MAHIIVLGNEKGGSGKSTTSMHIATALARLGHVVGGLDLDLRQRSFHRYLDNRRATAERRGMDLACPLILDLPDISADDVPEGVNIYDHRLSSAVAEHEGRCDFIVIDCPGSHTRLSQVAHSLADTLVTPLNDSFVDFDLLAKVDPETFDLKGPSVYSEMVWHARQLRAKAGLQPTDWVVVRNRLPAQQMHNKAKMGRALEELSKRIGFRVAPGFSERVIFRELFPTGMTLLDLRDMGVERMNISNVAARQELRDLMTALNLPGVTVNF comes from the coding sequence ATGGCGCATATCATTGTTCTCGGGAACGAGAAGGGCGGATCCGGCAAATCGACGACCTCCATGCATATCGCAACAGCGTTGGCGCGGCTGGGGCATGTGGTCGGAGGGCTCGATCTTGATCTACGCCAACGCAGCTTCCACCGCTATCTGGACAACCGTCGTGCCACAGCGGAACGGCGCGGCATGGACCTCGCCTGCCCCCTAATCCTCGACCTGCCTGACATCTCGGCTGATGACGTGCCCGAGGGTGTGAACATCTACGACCACCGCCTGTCCTCTGCCGTTGCCGAACACGAGGGCCGCTGCGACTTCATCGTGATCGACTGCCCGGGTAGCCACACGCGCCTCAGCCAAGTCGCCCATAGCCTGGCCGATACGCTGGTCACTCCCCTCAACGACAGCTTCGTGGACTTCGACCTTCTGGCCAAGGTTGACCCCGAAACCTTCGACCTCAAAGGCCCCTCCGTCTATTCCGAGATGGTCTGGCACGCGCGACAACTGCGGGCCAAGGCAGGCCTCCAACCCACCGACTGGGTCGTTGTTCGCAACCGCCTTCCCGCCCAACAAATGCATAACAAGGCGAAGATGGGCCGCGCGCTAGAGGAACTCTCCAAACGCATCGGCTTCCGTGTCGCTCCGGGCTTCTCTGAACGGGTGATCTTCCGGGAGCTCTTCCCCACCGGCATGACCCTCCTCGATCTCCGCGATATGGGCGTCGAGCGCATGAACATCTCCAACGTCGCCGCCCGCCAGGAACTGCGTGACCTGATGACCGCCCTCAACCTCCCGGGCGTCACCGTCAATTTCTGA